Proteins encoded together in one Onychomys torridus chromosome 1, mOncTor1.1, whole genome shotgun sequence window:
- the Fbxo27 gene encoding F-box only protein 27 isoform X2: MGAWTSRARVPTREPDPQETLDLSRLPPELLLVVLSHVPPRTLLLHCRRVCRAWRALVDGQALWLLMLARDRSAAGRALLSLARRCLPPTREGRPCPLGQFCVRQPLGRNLISNPCGQEGLRKWMVQHGGDGWVVERNMKPVPGAPSQTCFVTSFSWCCKKQVVDLQEKGLWPELLDSGGVEIAVSDWWGARHDSGCKYRLLVQLLDAHQNVLDKFSAVPDPIEQWNNNIYLQVTHVFSNIRRVRFVSFEHWGQDTQFWAGHYGARVTNSSVVLQVCQPQAKAGHHQPGKTA; the protein is encoded by the exons ATGGGTGCCTGGACCTCCAGGGCCCGGGTCCCCACGCGGGAGCCCGACCCCCAGGAGACGCTGGACCTGAGCCGTCTACCCCCCGAGCTGCTCCTGGTGGTGCTGAGCCACGTGCCCCCGCGAACGCTGCTGCTGCACTGCCGCCGGGTGTGCCGCGCCTGGCGCGCCCTGGTGGATGGCCAGGCCTTGTGGCTGCTCATGCTGGCCCGCGACCGCAGCGCTGCCGGCCGCGCCCTGTTGTCGCTGGCCCGCCGCTGCCTGCCCCCGACCCGCGAAGGCAGGCCCTGCCCGCTGGGCCAGTTCTGCGTGCGACAGCCACTAGGTCGCAACCTCATCAGCAACCCCTGCGGCCAAG AAGGCCTGCGCAAGTGGATGGTGCAGCATGGTggagatggctgggtggtggaGAGGAACATGAAGCCTGTGCCTGGGGCCCCCTCACAGACCTGCTTTGTGACTTCCTTCAG CTGGTGCTGCAAGAAGCAGGTGGTGGACCTGCAGGAGAAGGGGCTGTGGCCAGAgctgctggacagtggtggtgtggAGATTGCTGTCTCTGACTG GTGGGGTGCTCGACACGACAGTGGCTGCAAGTACCGTCTCCTCGTCCAACTTCTTGATGCTCACCAGAACGTCCTGGATAAGTTCTCGGCTGTGCCAGACCCCATTGAGCAATGGAACAACAACATCTACCTGCAG GTCACGCACGTGTTCTCCAACATCAGGAGAGTCCGTTTTGTGTCTTTTGAGCACTGGGGCCAGGACACACAGTTCTGGGCTGGCCACTATGGGGCCAGAGTGACCAACTCCAGTGTGGTCCTGCAAGTCTGTCAGCCCCAGGCAAAGGCCGGCCACCACCAACCTGGCAAGACAGCCTGA
- the Fbxo27 gene encoding F-box only protein 27 isoform X1, producing MRSSRPRRGAGRGAVPTRRGAGTMGAWTSRARVPTREPDPQETLDLSRLPPELLLVVLSHVPPRTLLLHCRRVCRAWRALVDGQALWLLMLARDRSAAGRALLSLARRCLPPTREGRPCPLGQFCVRQPLGRNLISNPCGQEGLRKWMVQHGGDGWVVERNMKPVPGAPSQTCFVTSFSWCCKKQVVDLQEKGLWPELLDSGGVEIAVSDWWGARHDSGCKYRLLVQLLDAHQNVLDKFSAVPDPIEQWNNNIYLQVTHVFSNIRRVRFVSFEHWGQDTQFWAGHYGARVTNSSVVLQVCQPQAKAGHHQPGKTA from the exons ATGAGGTCCTCCAGGCCGCGGAGGGGAGCTGGCAGAGGTGCTG TCCCGACCAGGCGGGGCGCGGGGACCATGGGTGCCTGGACCTCCAGGGCCCGGGTCCCCACGCGGGAGCCCGACCCCCAGGAGACGCTGGACCTGAGCCGTCTACCCCCCGAGCTGCTCCTGGTGGTGCTGAGCCACGTGCCCCCGCGAACGCTGCTGCTGCACTGCCGCCGGGTGTGCCGCGCCTGGCGCGCCCTGGTGGATGGCCAGGCCTTGTGGCTGCTCATGCTGGCCCGCGACCGCAGCGCTGCCGGCCGCGCCCTGTTGTCGCTGGCCCGCCGCTGCCTGCCCCCGACCCGCGAAGGCAGGCCCTGCCCGCTGGGCCAGTTCTGCGTGCGACAGCCACTAGGTCGCAACCTCATCAGCAACCCCTGCGGCCAAG AAGGCCTGCGCAAGTGGATGGTGCAGCATGGTggagatggctgggtggtggaGAGGAACATGAAGCCTGTGCCTGGGGCCCCCTCACAGACCTGCTTTGTGACTTCCTTCAG CTGGTGCTGCAAGAAGCAGGTGGTGGACCTGCAGGAGAAGGGGCTGTGGCCAGAgctgctggacagtggtggtgtggAGATTGCTGTCTCTGACTG GTGGGGTGCTCGACACGACAGTGGCTGCAAGTACCGTCTCCTCGTCCAACTTCTTGATGCTCACCAGAACGTCCTGGATAAGTTCTCGGCTGTGCCAGACCCCATTGAGCAATGGAACAACAACATCTACCTGCAG GTCACGCACGTGTTCTCCAACATCAGGAGAGTCCGTTTTGTGTCTTTTGAGCACTGGGGCCAGGACACACAGTTCTGGGCTGGCCACTATGGGGCCAGAGTGACCAACTCCAGTGTGGTCCTGCAAGTCTGTCAGCCCCAGGCAAAGGCCGGCCACCACCAACCTGGCAAGACAGCCTGA